The following proteins are encoded in a genomic region of Methylobacterium tardum:
- a CDS encoding DUF6894 family protein: protein MPRYFIDYEEGDKRLVDEDGTEYPDLTAARDAAIAALPDIGRDAPPSDGKRRFVARVRDGGDTVLCTVTLQLDADCGPGSSGEGGLND, encoded by the coding sequence ATGCCGCGCTACTTCATCGACTACGAAGAGGGCGACAAACGCCTCGTGGACGAGGACGGAACGGAGTACCCGGACCTCACCGCGGCGCGCGACGCCGCCATAGCGGCGCTGCCCGACATAGGTCGGGATGCTCCGCCGTCGGACGGCAAGCGCCGGTTCGTGGCCCGCGTGCGCGACGGGGGCGATACGGTACTCTGCACCGTGACCCTGCAACTCGACGCGGATTGCGGCCCCGGGTCATCCGGTGAAGGTGGCCTGAACGACTGA